One Candidatus Methylomirabilota bacterium DNA segment encodes these proteins:
- a CDS encoding transposase: MVLRRGFRYRLYPTPEQEARLRAWEGALRALWNAAHEQRFLYLRRGARQRSAFDQINQLTELRAEVPWLADVPRNVCAQLLVDLDAAWQRCFKGLAGRPRWKKKGRDAVAITEPHPSVFRVTATGVVFPKLGEIRARLHRPLWGTPKRCTIRRDVDQWFASIQCEEEVAAPEPRRGPTVAIDRGLTVLLADSDGRFVPNPKHLERTLCRLARAQRVVARRQKGSRRRHRAVLRVATLHRKVRRQRTHVLHVLSHRYAKSHGVVVVEKLNVAGMVRGGLGRHIAGAGWSSFCTMLRYKLEATGGTLVEVPAAYSSQTCPTCGLVDAASRQGNHFRCVGCEHEAHADLNAAVVLLSRRTDGDAGRGGQGAVRPPMKRQLRVVRRGHSTPHVGAPPKAPDSSPGEGYNPRVTAPVATTAAATTVERRGKAHHIRAEAGGDP, from the coding sequence GTGGTTCTGCGCCGCGGGTTCCGCTATCGCCTGTACCCCACGCCGGAGCAAGAAGCGCGGTTGCGGGCGTGGGAAGGGGCACTCCGGGCGCTGTGGAACGCAGCCCACGAGCAGCGCTTCCTCTACCTGCGTCGTGGCGCTCGCCAGCGCTCGGCCTTCGACCAGATCAACCAGTTGACCGAACTCAGGGCCGAGGTGCCGTGGCTGGCCGACGTGCCACGGAACGTCTGCGCGCAACTCCTCGTTGATCTCGATGCGGCGTGGCAGAGATGCTTCAAGGGGTTGGCAGGGCGTCCCCGGTGGAAGAAGAAAGGACGCGACGCAGTCGCGATCACTGAGCCCCATCCCAGCGTGTTCCGCGTCACCGCGACGGGCGTGGTGTTCCCGAAGCTCGGCGAGATCCGTGCCCGGCTGCATCGGCCACTCTGGGGCACGCCGAAGCGCTGCACGATTCGGCGTGACGTCGATCAGTGGTTCGCGTCGATTCAGTGTGAAGAGGAGGTCGCGGCGCCGGAGCCGCGGCGTGGCCCGACTGTCGCGATCGACCGCGGGCTGACCGTGCTGCTCGCCGACTCTGACGGGCGTTTCGTCCCGAACCCGAAGCACCTTGAGCGCACGCTCTGTCGCCTCGCGCGTGCCCAGCGCGTGGTGGCCCGCCGGCAGAAAGGTTCGCGCCGGAGACACCGCGCGGTTCTGCGCGTCGCCACGCTGCACCGGAAGGTGCGCCGTCAACGCACCCATGTCCTACACGTCCTCTCCCACCGCTACGCCAAGAGCCACGGCGTGGTGGTCGTGGAGAAGCTGAATGTGGCCGGCATGGTGCGCGGCGGACTCGGCCGCCACATCGCCGGCGCTGGGTGGTCGTCGTTCTGCACGATGCTCCGCTACAAGCTAGAGGCTACGGGCGGCACGCTGGTCGAGGTTCCCGCTGCCTATTCCAGCCAGACCTGTCCGACGTGCGGGCTCGTCGACGCCGCCAGCCGGCAGGGGAATCACTTCCGCTGCGTGGGCTGCGAGCACGAGGCCCACGCGGATCTGAATGCCGCCGTCGTGCTCCTCAGCCGTCGAACCGACGGTGACGCTGGCCGTGGAGGGCAAGGTGCTGTCAGGCCCCCGATGAAGCGGCAACTCCGCGTCGTAAGGCGCGGACACTCGACACCGCACGTCGGGGCTCCTCCAAAAGCCCCCGACT
- a CDS encoding transposase has product MKTTRNAVYQMAYHAVSIPKYRKRVLAHAVADRLRGLISEVAQAKGFEILALDVQPDQWFNGVTARSLFAEFQQLPRVLRHGHLWAPSFDVGTAGQVSAETIRRYIERAEHIRTRR; this is encoded by the coding sequence TACCACGCCGTTTCGATTCCGAAATACCGCAAGCGCGTGCTGGCCCACGCGGTGGCTGACCGGCTGCGCGGCCTGATCAGTGAGGTGGCCCAAGCCAAGGGCTTCGAGATCCTGGCCTTGGACGTCCAGCCGGACCAGTGGTTCAATGGCGTCACCGCGCGCAGCCTGTTTGCCGAGTTCCAGCAGCTTCCCCGCGTGTTGCGCCACGGCCACCTCTGGGCGCCGTCGTTCGACGTGGGGACGGCGGGTCAGGTCTCGGCAGAGACGATCCGTCGGTACATCGAGCGGGCCGAGCACATCAGGACGAGGCGCTAA